The Desulfuromonas sp. genome contains a region encoding:
- a CDS encoding methyltransferase, producing MSSLLQVVPLSQSLLGDILRDGDLAVDLTAGNGHDTLFLSRCVGPTGRVISFDLQRAAIDKTVHRLDDAGIEPVHIGPPVPAVWHNVLLINDGHERIGEYVDTSVKAAIANLGYLPGSDKKLITRPETTLKALNGIAERLAPGGRLAVVVYTGHAGGEVEAAAVAGWFAALDSLAWDVLHIDIHNRPQSPFLLVAEKTQPKNNIASRPDMSKI from the coding sequence ATGTCCAGCCTTTTGCAAGTCGTCCCGTTGTCACAATCCCTGCTCGGCGATATCCTGCGCGATGGTGATCTGGCCGTCGATCTGACGGCCGGCAACGGCCATGACACATTGTTTCTCAGCCGCTGCGTCGGCCCGACCGGCCGGGTGATTTCGTTTGATCTTCAGCGTGCGGCAATCGACAAGACCGTGCATCGACTTGACGATGCCGGTATCGAGCCGGTTCATATCGGCCCGCCGGTGCCAGCAGTCTGGCACAATGTCCTGTTGATCAATGATGGGCATGAACGGATCGGTGAATATGTCGATACATCGGTCAAGGCAGCGATTGCCAACCTCGGCTACCTTCCCGGTAGCGACAAAAAACTGATTACCCGCCCGGAAACGACTCTCAAGGCCCTGAACGGAATAGCCGAACGGCTGGCGCCGGGGGGGAGGCTCGCCGTCGTTGTCTATACCGGTCATGCCGGGGGCGAGGTCGAGGCCGCAGCGGTCGCCGGATGGTTTGCCGCTCTCGATTCGCTGGCCTGGGATGTTCTGCATATCGATATTCACAATCGCCCGCAGTCACCATTTCTGCTGGTCGCCGAAAAGACCCAACCGAAAAATAATATTGCATCTCGCCCCGATATGAGTAAAATCTAA
- a CDS encoding fluoride efflux transporter CrcB, whose protein sequence is MQLLYIGLFGALGCVSRYLVSGWTYSLAGRNLPYGTLAVNVIGSFLLGLLMEGSLRSTVLTPEIRLGITVGFMGGFTTFSTFSFETMRLLEDGSFIHAGANIVLNVVVCILFAGLGIFLARQM, encoded by the coding sequence ATGCAGCTACTCTATATTGGCCTGTTCGGTGCTCTCGGCTGTGTTTCACGCTACCTCGTTTCGGGCTGGACCTACAGCCTGGCCGGTCGGAACCTGCCTTACGGCACCCTGGCCGTTAACGTGATTGGCTCTTTTCTGCTCGGTCTGCTGATGGAAGGAAGCCTGCGCAGTACCGTACTGACGCCGGAAATTCGCCTCGGAATCACAGTCGGCTTCATGGGCGGTTTCACAACCTTTTCAACCTTTTCTTTTGAGACAATGCGGCTTCTCGAGGATGGCAGTTTTATCCACGCCGGTGCCAATATTGTATTGAATGTCGTCGTCTGTATTCTCTTCGCCGGGCTGGGAATCTTTCTCGCGCGGCAAATGTGA
- a CDS encoding acetyl-CoA hydrolase has protein sequence MADYGTLESRVRRKSLLNKVMKAEDCVQFFKGGENLVWSGFTPAGYPKAVPIALADHVEANNLQGKMRFNLFIGASVGAETEDRWATLDMIDRRWPYQTGKNIAKGINAGRIRMGDKHLGHFAQDISYGFYTENGRYDIGIFEVSAITEDGGLALTSSCGIVAEAIGLCDKIILEVNTGQPSFEGMHDIHMQQKPPNRAPFLITSADSRIGTPYVPCDTDKVIAVVESKHRDKGRAFADMDDTSEAIAGHIMEFFAHEVKKGRLPENLLPLQSGVGSIANAVVGGLAKGPFSNLSVYTEVLQDTMLDFIDGGNLNFASACSLSLSEDPGFPRFFENWDKYADKVVMRPLSIANAPEPIRRLGVIAMNTPVEFDIYAHANSTLVGGTRMINGLGGSGDYLRNGYLKIMHSPSTRPSKTDPLGITCVVPKAPHIDHTEHDLDVLVTEQGLADLRGVAPKERAKLIIEKCAHPEYKPILTDYLDMSTKECIAKGVGHEPQLFDRAFKMQQNMAENGTMRIKNWDIKVDLCE, from the coding sequence ATGGCAGATTACGGTACACTCGAAAGTCGCGTTCGTCGCAAGTCCCTGCTCAACAAGGTTATGAAGGCTGAAGACTGCGTTCAGTTTTTCAAGGGAGGTGAAAACCTGGTCTGGTCCGGTTTCACCCCGGCCGGTTATCCCAAGGCGGTTCCGATTGCCCTGGCTGACCATGTGGAAGCGAATAACCTGCAAGGCAAAATGAGATTCAACCTCTTCATCGGTGCCTCGGTTGGCGCCGAGACCGAAGACCGCTGGGCGACCCTCGATATGATTGATCGCCGCTGGCCTTACCAGACCGGCAAGAACATTGCCAAGGGTATTAACGCCGGCCGCATCCGCATGGGTGACAAGCACCTCGGCCACTTTGCCCAGGACATCAGCTACGGCTTCTACACCGAAAATGGCCGTTATGACATCGGCATTTTCGAGGTTTCCGCGATCACTGAAGATGGTGGCCTCGCCCTGACCTCTTCCTGCGGTATCGTGGCTGAAGCGATTGGCCTGTGCGACAAGATTATTCTCGAAGTCAACACCGGCCAGCCTTCCTTCGAAGGAATGCACGACATTCACATGCAGCAGAAGCCGCCGAATCGGGCACCGTTCCTGATCACCTCGGCTGACAGCCGTATCGGCACCCCGTATGTGCCGTGCGACACCGACAAGGTTATTGCTGTTGTTGAATCGAAGCACCGCGACAAGGGCCGTGCCTTTGCCGATATGGACGACACTTCGGAAGCGATCGCCGGCCACATCATGGAGTTTTTCGCTCACGAAGTTAAAAAGGGTCGCCTGCCTGAGAACCTGCTGCCGCTGCAGTCGGGTGTCGGTTCCATCGCCAACGCTGTTGTCGGTGGCCTCGCCAAGGGCCCGTTCTCGAATCTGTCGGTATACACCGAGGTTCTGCAGGACACCATGCTCGACTTCATCGACGGCGGTAACCTCAACTTCGCTTCGGCCTGTTCACTTTCCCTCTCCGAAGATCCGGGCTTCCCGCGCTTCTTCGAAAACTGGGACAAGTATGCTGACAAGGTTGTCATGCGTCCGCTGTCCATAGCCAACGCTCCGGAGCCGATCCGTCGTCTCGGCGTTATCGCCATGAACACTCCGGTTGAGTTCGACATCTATGCCCACGCCAACTCGACCCTGGTCGGCGGCACCCGGATGATCAATGGTCTCGGCGGTTCCGGTGACTACCTGCGGAACGGCTACCTGAAGATCATGCACAGCCCGTCAACCCGTCCGAGCAAAACCGACCCGCTCGGCATTACCTGCGTTGTGCCGAAGGCTCCGCATATTGACCACACCGAGCACGACCTCGATGTGCTGGTTACCGAGCAGGGTCTGGCCGACCTGCGTGGCGTTGCTCCGAAGGAGCGGGCCAAGCTCATTATCGAGAAATGTGCGCATCCGGAGTACAAGCCGATCCTTACCGACTACCTCGACATGTCGACCAAGGAATGTATCGCCAAGGGTGTCGGTCATGAGCCGCAGCTGTTTGATCGGGCCTTCAAGATGCAGCAGAATATGGCCGAAAACGGCACCATGCGCATCAAGAACTGGGACATCAAAGTCGATCTCTGCGAATAA
- the rpoH gene encoding RNA polymerase sigma factor RpoH has translation MTDSFEHYMNQINQFEILDREQEFSLAKKYQSDSDLDAAHQLICANLRFVVKIANEYRQYGMRMQDLVQEGNIGLMLAVRKFDPDRGIRLISYAVWWIRAYIHNFIIRSWSLVKIGTTQAQKKLFFKLNQTRKKLKQLTGSDTNQLVASELNLRENDVAEMSVRMMARDASIDVELFEGNDYTLGDSLADERSSQEDLLLEKEQSDLLSRQVRTAMQSLNEREQKIIRERILNEENRTLQDLADDLGVSRERVRQIEQNALRKLKEAI, from the coding sequence ATGACCGACAGCTTTGAACACTACATGAACCAGATTAATCAATTCGAGATCCTTGATCGGGAGCAGGAATTCAGTCTGGCCAAAAAGTACCAGAGCGACAGTGATCTCGATGCGGCGCATCAGTTAATCTGCGCCAACCTCCGCTTCGTTGTCAAGATTGCCAACGAATATCGCCAGTACGGCATGCGGATGCAGGATCTGGTGCAGGAAGGGAACATCGGCCTGATGCTGGCGGTCAGAAAATTTGATCCGGACCGGGGCATCCGCCTGATCTCTTATGCCGTCTGGTGGATCCGGGCCTATATCCATAATTTCATCATCCGCAGCTGGTCGCTGGTCAAGATCGGAACAACCCAGGCCCAAAAAAAACTTTTTTTCAAACTTAACCAGACCCGGAAGAAGCTGAAACAGTTGACCGGCAGCGATACCAACCAGTTGGTTGCCAGCGAACTGAACCTCCGGGAAAATGACGTTGCGGAGATGAGTGTCCGGATGATGGCCCGTGACGCCTCGATTGATGTCGAACTCTTTGAGGGGAATGACTATACCCTCGGCGACAGCCTGGCCGATGAGCGGAGCAGCCAGGAAGACCTATTGCTCGAGAAAGAGCAAAGCGATTTGCTTAGCCGTCAGGTCAGGACAGCGATGCAATCACTGAACGAGCGGGAGCAGAAGATCATCAGGGAACGTATCCTGAATGAAGAGAACAGAACCCTGCAGGACCTGGCAGATGATCTCGGCGTCAGCCGGGAGCGGGTACGCCAGATCGAGCAGAATGCCCTGCGTAAACTGAAAGAAGCAATCTGA
- a CDS encoding macrolide ABC transporter ATP-binding protein — MSLIALRNITKIYPSGNQNIAAVQELNLFIKAGEFSVLAGPSGSGKTTVLNIIGALDRATEGAIAVDGNNYNEMKPKELADFRLRRIGFIFQSYNLIPVLTAAENAEFTLMLQGVAPDARRERIKTLFAELGIDGLEDRRPNDLSGGQQQRVAVARAIAAEPAVVLADEPTANLDSHTAEDLLNLMRELNREKGTTFLFSSHDPMVIAHAERVIRLRDGRLEDDIRQDE, encoded by the coding sequence ATGTCTCTTATAGCTCTGCGCAACATAACCAAGATCTACCCGTCCGGAAACCAGAATATCGCCGCCGTGCAGGAACTGAATCTATTTATCAAGGCGGGTGAGTTTTCCGTACTGGCCGGCCCCTCCGGCAGCGGCAAGACGACGGTGCTCAATATCATCGGCGCCCTTGACCGGGCGACCGAGGGCGCTATTGCTGTTGACGGCAACAACTACAACGAGATGAAGCCGAAGGAGCTGGCCGACTTCCGGCTCAGGCGGATCGGATTTATCTTCCAGTCCTACAATCTCATCCCGGTGCTGACCGCCGCTGAGAATGCCGAATTCACCCTGATGCTGCAGGGGGTCGCACCGGACGCGAGACGGGAGAGGATCAAGACCCTGTTCGCCGAACTCGGAATTGACGGGCTCGAAGATCGACGTCCCAATGATCTCTCGGGTGGTCAACAGCAGCGCGTTGCCGTGGCCCGGGCGATCGCCGCCGAGCCGGCGGTTGTGCTGGCCGATGAACCGACCGCCAACCTCGACTCGCATACGGCCGAAGACCTGCTCAACCTGATGCGTGAGCTGAACCGGGAGAAAGGAACAACCTTCCTGTTCAGCTCACACGACCCGATGGTCATTGCCCATGCCGAACGGGTGATCCGCCTGCGCGATGGCCGCCTTGAAGATGACATTCGCCAGGACGAATAA
- a CDS encoding outer membrane protein assembly factor BamD yields MYRNILIIFIAVAFIVGCSSDKNIRTNSPAYYFKEGERLFEKGLYPDAIAAWEKVRDSYYSPELNILAEMKIAEAYYQDEKYVEAAASYESFLKNHPNNQRAETVLYYLGMSYYKQVLPAGLDQTAANNSIITFRNLLKLYPDTPRADEVKGYIAFCRNRLAEHELTIGRFYVRTEEPDAAIGRLEAILTDFPEFEDRADLYYLLGQAYLQKDNKEKAVESFNHLYTQYPDSKLIPKAKKSLEKYF; encoded by the coding sequence ATGTACAGAAATATTTTAATCATATTCATAGCGGTCGCTTTCATTGTCGGCTGTTCCTCCGACAAAAACATCCGGACCAACTCGCCGGCATACTATTTCAAGGAAGGTGAACGCCTTTTTGAAAAAGGGCTCTACCCTGACGCTATTGCCGCCTGGGAGAAAGTCCGGGACAGCTACTATTCCCCCGAGTTGAATATTCTGGCCGAAATGAAAATAGCCGAAGCATACTATCAGGATGAAAAATATGTTGAAGCGGCCGCCTCTTACGAATCTTTCCTGAAAAACCATCCGAACAACCAGCGGGCGGAAACGGTTCTATACTATCTCGGCATGTCCTACTACAAGCAGGTGTTGCCGGCCGGACTCGACCAGACCGCCGCAAACAACAGTATTATTACCTTTCGCAACCTGCTGAAGCTCTATCCCGACACCCCGCGCGCCGACGAGGTCAAGGGATATATCGCGTTCTGCCGGAATCGCCTCGCCGAACATGAACTGACCATCGGCAGGTTTTATGTCCGCACCGAAGAACCGGATGCCGCCATTGGCCGGCTCGAAGCGATCCTCACTGACTTTCCGGAGTTTGAAGACCGGGCCGACCTTTATTACCTGCTCGGCCAGGCCTACCTGCAAAAAGACAACAAGGAAAAAGCGGTCGAATCGTTCAATCATCTCTACACCCAATACCCCGACAGTAAACTGATTCCGAAAGCAAAAAAATCTCTCGAAAAATATTTCTGA